From the genome of Solanum dulcamara chromosome 12, daSolDulc1.2, whole genome shotgun sequence:
ATCATCTGCAGCTTATTCAAGCAGCTGCATCTTACCGTGCGGCCAACATCCATATTTACTCCATGTCCTATAAAAAAAGAGCTACCTATCAAGCaaacatcaaaatttaaaagtatCTTCTGTCCGTTCCAAAATGATGAACTACTGACATGATAATATATGCTCACTAAGCATGTtatgaaaattctaaaaattatgCAATGAGGATTGACGGCATCcaatttatttgaaattattCCAATCCAGTAACATCAACATAAGAATCAAGAATACACCATAGATCACCATATTGCCAATGGAGACGGATGATTGTCCAATAATAAAAGTGCTAGTTGAGAACTCTTCAACTTAATTACAGGTGAACCGCACTCAAAACATAACTTGGAAGAATTTCTTTCATTGTGTTCAATccttcaaatgcttttaagaaCTTCCACATGATCACTACATCAAAGGGAAGATTATTTTTACAcgaataagatttttttttattagtatcACAACCCTATTTATCAGCTTTgggtaaaaaaaattcaaatattaacCCAAAAGTAAGACTCACACAAACAAATTAATATAACAGAGAGCACAAGAGAGTGAAATAAAGATAAATCAACAACAAAAAGTACCTTAGCATAAATCACCATGAAAACCCAGAAGCATCTGAAACAGAGAGCACAAGAGAGTGATtgacatagagagaaaaaaaggaaagttgagAGAGTAGGGAGCAAGACCGACAGTTTATGCAAATGAAATAAGATTTTAATGAGGACACATGGGGACATAAAGAAAGTACCACGCAAGACTACAAAATTCGAGAATACCCTTATTCGTCCCTAGTTTAAGGGTACAACTCATATTACTTTTGGTACAATTTATCACTGCAGTGTTCGTACCACGGCTTATATATTCCAACTAGGGAAAAACTGCTTCtgtttttgttttaaaatagttttattaattgattaaacgcctcatttttttttctaaagtattattaacaattaacaaatcCCCTTTCCCCAAAATGTGCAGTGAGTAGTAGAAAGTAGGAAACGAAATGGAGTTGACACTGAGTGGAAATGCAGTGAAGACATTCTCCCGATCCATCACGTGCCTTGCACGCATTGGCAATGAGGTCGCCATTCAAGCCTCTGCTACCCAGGttctatttcttttccatttgaacactatttatttttgaagatCAAATGTTTCACCTGAACTAAAGTTCCTTGGTATGATGGATTGGACTATTTGCTCCACAATTATAGTAATTAGGGTTTTGTGGTCGCTTCAGATTATGCCCTATTTtcgtatgaaaatgagatatttgATAGTTTACAGTAAAACCTGACATAATCCTGGGAAATGAGGAAACAATCAAATTGGTCCCATCTTCTTAAACAGTGTGAagctatattttcttttatttttttcttttggcagcTCACATTTCACACTCTCAACTCCTCAAGGTCCGCCTATCAATCAATTACATTCAAACCTGATTTCTTTGATGTCTTCACTGTTTTTGGTCCACAGATGCAATGTAGTGTGCTCTTGAAGGTATATGCTTTTCCAATGCAATGCTGTGTAGTCTAAACCTCTGTTTTGCTGAATTTTAGCTTACCTTCATTTTTGTAGGCCATTTGTTCTGTATTAAGAACACCAATTGCCAGTATAGATCATTTGAGTGTGTCATTGCCTAATCCTGATGCGTCAAAGGTGCAGTGGACACTCAACTGCCATAATGGTAAAACTTTCTACGCTATTTGTCTtcattttttctcctttttcagGATTTCCCAAAAATACAAGGAAAACATATTTGTAGTTAGGAGCTATAGATTAGTTTGATTGTTACGATTCTCATGAATAAATGGTCACATTGTACCTTCCCATGCATTATCTTCACATTATGTCACAAGGTGATCAAGTGCCAAAAAGCAGTAGGAAGAAAGGTACTGGAAACGTTAGAAACTTAGAATGGGGAGAAACCCAAAAAGAAAGTTTAAAGGGGGAGTGCAACGACTTAGGCAACAACCTTTGAAGCCTCACAATTTTTTCCCATAGGTCTTTAATCCAAAAGGCACTTCAACAGTTGAAATCACTAGCTCATCTATTACGGACCCTAACTTTCCCCTCCATTCAGATGGAAATTTGCGTAAGGCAACTTTTACATCGAACCGACGTCTGGATTTCAACTACCCTTTCCTAGGCTTTTCAACTCAACTGCTCATGTCCAACTGCCAAGGTGTTGTCCACTCTAACCCTACCTTTGAGGCCTTATGGTTTTCTTCCTGTAGGCCTCCTTTCAAATTCAACCACCAACGGGCCATGTCCAACTGTTAAGGTATTGTCTGCTCTGGCCTAACCTCTGGGGCTCACAGTTTAGACcccttgattttttttttataactgtGCTGTCCGGAACAGCTTCCGTGCATCTTGACTAATTCCACGGTATACCTACTCCCTTGATTTTTAACCCAAAGGTGCCGCCAGTTAAAATCCTAAATTCGCCTTTATGGTCCCTAACTTTTTCCTGCCATTTTGATGTAGGATTTGTCTAAGACACGTTCCACAACGAACTCCGTGTTGAGTTCAACCACCAGGTGTTCCTAAGTTGTTACAATTATTAACACAATGGACATTCTTATTTGTAACAGTTTTCAACATTTTCTGTTTTAGACTTTCCTTGGCATATATTAGTAGTCTTTGGGTTGATTGAGCTTTCACTAATTTGTATCACAAAGGAATCATTTGCACCATTGAGTACATCACGAGAAAGTAGAGATGTCCCATGTATCTCTCAATACTGCAAGACCTGCTTAATCTCTCTGATAACATGATATGTACAACATAGAAGACTGTGTTGATGTATTAGCTGCATTGCCTTACCATGCCACTTTTACAGGTATGAGGAAAGCTTATTGGATTACTTGCAATGTTGAACCTGACATACAACACCTATCCCTTGATAGGAGAAAGCTTCCAAGCAACTTTGTGGTGAGGCCTCGTGATCTGAACAGGTTATTGTCCAACTTCCAAACAACTCTTCAGGAGATCACAATCATTGCTACCAATCCAACTTGCTTACCTCCTGATACTGCAACTGAAATTGGAGGGAAAGCTGTTGAGCTCAGAAGTTATATAGACCCAACAAAAGGTATACTGGGTGAGccaccttttcttttcttttttctgttgCTTGCTTACAGGTGGTTTTAAGATGTAAATCTTTCTTTCTAGAAAATGATTCATCACTACACACTCAGTTGTGGATAGATCCCACTGAAGAGTTTGTGCAGTACAATCATATCGGAAACCCTGTGGATGTGACATTTGGAGTGAAGGAATCGAAGGTATCTTCATTTTCATGTCTTTTACAGGGACTTCTCTAATCCAATTAAAGCCTTTTCAATTCTGAGGccttttctctatttatttcaCAGATGACATGTAATAACTACTTTGATGCTGTAAAATAGTGCGTGTGTTTCCTG
Proteins encoded in this window:
- the LOC129877221 gene encoding uncharacterized protein LOC129877221 isoform X2, which produces MELTLSGNAVKTFSRSITCLARIGNEVAIQASATQLTFHTLNSSRSAYQSITFKPDFFDVFTVFGPQMQCSVLLKAICSVLRTPIASIDHLSVSLPNPDASKVQWTLNCHNGMRKAYWITCNVEPDIQHLSLDRRKLPSNFVVRPRDLNRLLSNFQTTLQEITIIATNPTCLPPDTATEIGGKAVELRSYIDPTKENDSSLHTQLWIDPTEEFVQYNHIGNPVDVTFGVKESKAFLSFCEGCEVDIEFYFDKAGEPILMAPKFGLDDGSNSTFDATLVLATMHTSQLNTASSSENPQVAGTSYGQANDGRQAPVQERSKGNSGLPSDQTRIWSDLSGSRTKGGNGAEHGKERNENDNEQREIQKIGAIHISEAGAGAAGRNMSDVHNEYPELFLLSKFYFGLQKFQL
- the LOC129877221 gene encoding uncharacterized protein LOC129877221 isoform X1, whose protein sequence is MELTLSGNAVKTFSRSITCLARIGNEVAIQASATQLTFHTLNSSRSAYQSITFKPDFFDVFTVFGPQMQCSVLLKAICSVLRTPIASIDHLSVSLPNPDASKVQWTLNCHNGMRKAYWITCNVEPDIQHLSLDRRKLPSNFVVRPRDLNRLLSNFQTTLQEITIIATNPTCLPPDTATEIGGKAVELRSYIDPTKENDSSLHTQLWIDPTEEFVQYNHIGNPVDVTFGVKESKAFLSFCEGCEVDIEFYFDKAGEPILMAPKFGLDDGSNSTFDATLVLATMHTSQLNTASSSENPQVAGTSYGQANDGRQAPVQERSKGNSGLPSDQTRIWSDLSGSRTKGGNGAEHGKERNENDNEQREIQKIGAIHISEAGAGAAGRNMSDVHNDFRSVDGNPLEEPQGMPVLEGHASQHHPSNWVEADDDDDEGDESELCVQSTPPYH